From Linepithema humile isolate Giens D197 chromosome 8, Lhum_UNIL_v1.0, whole genome shotgun sequence, one genomic window encodes:
- the Dlic gene encoding cytoplasmic dynein 1 light intermediate chain 1 isoform X2 → MIMAAATVDTMLQSNGFQAKKKEDIDNKDNLWSSILAEVQNSGNNKLPSNKNVLVLGDNESGKTTLIAKLQGVEDPKKGSGLEFAYIDVRDDYRDDHTRLSVWVLDGDPGHANLLRFALNKERFPHTLIMLVAAMTTPWAILDQLQSWAALLGDHIDKLPLDNDTRQRCRQFNIKKWQDYTEPGDELDPGSPLRRTSRNLDDDTAESLPLPEGVLTTNLGLDVVVVITKTDYMSTLEKEQDYKDEHFDFMQQWIRRFCLQYGAGLFYTSAKEDKNCDLLYKYLTHRIYSLPFRTPALVVEKDAVLIPAGWDNMKKISILHENLQSMKANDYYRDVIAQPVTNRKCVAREMEVQAEEEQAFLARQQAALSGMKDPTRSPTTRNQVASPNKKLDPKGTGATPSGEGVLANFFNSLLYKKTGVPPGSPGTPGSVGTSPLKLDTASPVDKATMCNDAAAELDRLTRTKKLSPPNLNSSSEC, encoded by the exons ATGATAATGGCAGCGGCGACGGTAGATACAATGTTGCAGAGCAATGGCTTTCAGGCCAAAAAGAAAGAGGACATCGACAATAAGGACAACTTATG GTCGTCTATTCTGGCGGAAGTGCAGAACAGCGGCAACAATAAGCTACCATCGAATAAAAATGTCCTCGTTCTAG gTGACAATGAGAGTGGAAAAACTACACTTATAGCTAAACTGCAAGGCGTGGAGGATCCAAAGAAGGGTTCCGGATTAGAATTCGCATATATCGATGTGAGAGATGATTACAGAGACG ATCACACAAGACTATCTGTATGGGTTCTGGATGGAGACCCTGGTCACGCAAATCTTTTGAGATTTGCCTTGAACAAAGAGAGGTTTCCACACACACTTATTATGTTAGTCGCCGCGATGACTACGCCATGGGCTATTCTCGATCAGCTTCAATCGTGGGCTGCATTATTAGGCGACCATATTGACAAATTACCCTTAGATAATGATACTAGGCAACGGTGCAGGCAGTTCA ATATTAAGAAATGGCAGGATTACACAGAACCGGGAGACGAGCTGGATCCTGGCAGTCCTTTGCGACGTACCAGTCGTAATCTGGATGACGACACTGCTGAAAGCTTACCTCTGCCGGAAGGAGTACTTACAACCAACTTGGGCCTAGACGTTGTCGTGGTTATAACGAAAACCGATTACATGTCTACTCTTGAAAAGGAACAGGATTATAA agaCGAACACTTCGATTTCATGCAGCAGTGGATCAGGCGGTTTTGCTTGCAGTACGGCGCCGGACTTTTCTATACATCAGCGAAAGAAGATAAGAACTGTGATctgctttataaatatcttacgCATAGGATTTATTCTTTACCATTTAGGACACCAGCTTTGGTCGTCGAAAAGGACGCAGTACTTAT ACCTGCTGGCTGGGATAACATGAAGAAGATTAGCATCCTGCATGAAAATTTGCAATCTATGAAGGCGAATGATTACTATCGCGACGTTATTGCGCAGCCAGTGACAAATCGGAAA TGTGTAGCCAGAGAAATGGAGGTTCAGGCGGAGGAAGAGCAGGCCTTCCTCGCGCGGCAGCAAGCCGCTCTGTCGGGCATGAAAGATCCCACTCGTTCGCCAACGACTCGGAACCAG GTGGCGTCGCCGAATAAGAAGCTGGATCCCAAGGGTACCGGCGCGACGCCGTCTGGGGAAGGTGTCCTAGCCAATTTCTTCAATTCTCTCCTGTACAAGAAGACTGGAGTGCCGCCCGGTTCGCCGGGAACGCCGGGCAGCGTAGGGACGAGTCCTTTGAAACTTG ATACTGCTTCTCCGGTAGACAAGGCAACGATGTGCAACGATGCAGCGGCGGAGTTAGACCGCCTCACTCGGACCAAGAAGCTTTCTCCACCTAATCTAAACTCGTCGTCGGAATGTTAA
- the Dlic gene encoding cytoplasmic dynein 1 light intermediate chain 1 isoform X1, translated as MIMAAATVDTMLQSNGFQAKKKEDIDNKDNLWSSILAEVQNSGNNKLPSNKNVLVLGDNESGKTTLIAKLQGVEDPKKGSGLEFAYIDVRDDYRDDHTRLSVWVLDGDPGHANLLRFALNKERFPHTLIMLVAAMTTPWAILDQLQSWAALLGDHIDKLPLDNDTRQRCRQFNIKKWQDYTEPGDELDPGSPLRRTSRNLDDDTAESLPLPEGVLTTNLGLDVVVVITKTDYMSTLEKEQDYKDEHFDFMQQWIRRFCLQYGAGLFYTSAKEDKNCDLLYKYLTHRIYSLPFRTPALVVEKDAVLIPAGWDNMKKISILHENLQSMKANDYYRDVIAQPVTNRKCVAREMEVQAEEEQAFLARQQAALSGMKDPTRSPTTRNQASSGPVIQVASPNKKLDPKGTGATPSGEGVLANFFNSLLYKKTGVPPGSPGTPGSVGTSPLKLDTASPVDKATMCNDAAAELDRLTRTKKLSPPNLNSSSEC; from the exons ATGATAATGGCAGCGGCGACGGTAGATACAATGTTGCAGAGCAATGGCTTTCAGGCCAAAAAGAAAGAGGACATCGACAATAAGGACAACTTATG GTCGTCTATTCTGGCGGAAGTGCAGAACAGCGGCAACAATAAGCTACCATCGAATAAAAATGTCCTCGTTCTAG gTGACAATGAGAGTGGAAAAACTACACTTATAGCTAAACTGCAAGGCGTGGAGGATCCAAAGAAGGGTTCCGGATTAGAATTCGCATATATCGATGTGAGAGATGATTACAGAGACG ATCACACAAGACTATCTGTATGGGTTCTGGATGGAGACCCTGGTCACGCAAATCTTTTGAGATTTGCCTTGAACAAAGAGAGGTTTCCACACACACTTATTATGTTAGTCGCCGCGATGACTACGCCATGGGCTATTCTCGATCAGCTTCAATCGTGGGCTGCATTATTAGGCGACCATATTGACAAATTACCCTTAGATAATGATACTAGGCAACGGTGCAGGCAGTTCA ATATTAAGAAATGGCAGGATTACACAGAACCGGGAGACGAGCTGGATCCTGGCAGTCCTTTGCGACGTACCAGTCGTAATCTGGATGACGACACTGCTGAAAGCTTACCTCTGCCGGAAGGAGTACTTACAACCAACTTGGGCCTAGACGTTGTCGTGGTTATAACGAAAACCGATTACATGTCTACTCTTGAAAAGGAACAGGATTATAA agaCGAACACTTCGATTTCATGCAGCAGTGGATCAGGCGGTTTTGCTTGCAGTACGGCGCCGGACTTTTCTATACATCAGCGAAAGAAGATAAGAACTGTGATctgctttataaatatcttacgCATAGGATTTATTCTTTACCATTTAGGACACCAGCTTTGGTCGTCGAAAAGGACGCAGTACTTAT ACCTGCTGGCTGGGATAACATGAAGAAGATTAGCATCCTGCATGAAAATTTGCAATCTATGAAGGCGAATGATTACTATCGCGACGTTATTGCGCAGCCAGTGACAAATCGGAAA TGTGTAGCCAGAGAAATGGAGGTTCAGGCGGAGGAAGAGCAGGCCTTCCTCGCGCGGCAGCAAGCCGCTCTGTCGGGCATGAAAGATCCCACTCGTTCGCCAACGACTCGGAACCAGGCAAGCTCTGGGCCAGTTATACAG GTGGCGTCGCCGAATAAGAAGCTGGATCCCAAGGGTACCGGCGCGACGCCGTCTGGGGAAGGTGTCCTAGCCAATTTCTTCAATTCTCTCCTGTACAAGAAGACTGGAGTGCCGCCCGGTTCGCCGGGAACGCCGGGCAGCGTAGGGACGAGTCCTTTGAAACTTG ATACTGCTTCTCCGGTAGACAAGGCAACGATGTGCAACGATGCAGCGGCGGAGTTAGACCGCCTCACTCGGACCAAGAAGCTTTCTCCACCTAATCTAAACTCGTCGTCGGAATGTTAA
- the mRpL15 gene encoding large ribosomal subunit protein uL15m, with translation MAGKQGKDLALSVLRVLPRLSLSNIRGNPGAQQKTKRGRGQHGGNKHGAGNKGSGQRQNFMRLGYETGNTPFYLRFGKEPYYKGHHLRREYPPLSLKALQTYIDTNRIDITKPIDLISLINTGLYNIKVDWKHAGVHLTDEGVHDFKAKVNIEVQWASEPVIAAIERNGGVITTAYYDVHSLHALCDTEQFFSRGEPIPRRFLPPTDCLEYYSSAAMRGYLADPEKISQERLVLAQKYGYDLPRIEDDPDYEMLCERKDPRQLFYGLEPGWVISLKDKMILKPKAEYLKEFYAS, from the exons ATGGCTGGGAAGCAAGGAAAAGATTTGGCTTTGTCCGTGTTAAGAGTATTACCTAGATTATCATTGTCAAATATCCGAGGTAACCCTGGTGCACAACAAAAGACT aaaCGTGGTAGAGGTCAACATGGTGGTAATAAGCATGGTGCTGGAAACAAAGGTTCAGGCCaaagacaaaattttatgcGTTTGGGTTATGAGACTGGCAATACCCCTTTCTATTTGAGGTTTGGTAAAGAACCATATTACAAGGGCCATCA TTTAAGACGAGAATATCCTCCACTTTctttaaaagctttgcagacGTACATTGACACAAACCGGATAGACATTACTAAGCCAATCGATCTCATATCTCTAATAAACACTGGTCTGTACAATATAAAAGTAGACTGGAAACATGCAGGCGTTCATTTGACAGATGAa gGTGTACATGATTTCAAAGCTAAAGTAAACATAGAAGTACAATGGGCTAGCGAGCCTGTAATTGCAGCCATCGAAAGAAATGGGGGAGTAATTACAACAGCTTATTATGATGTGCATTCCCTACATGCTTTGTGTGACACAGAACAGTTTTTCAGCAGAG gTGAACCAATACCGCGTAGGTTTTTGCCGCCAACAGATTGCCTGGAATATTATTCCAGTGCCGCTATGAGAGGGTACTTAGCCGATCCAGAGAAAATTTCTCAAGAACGTCTAGTATTAGCGCAGAAGTACGGCTATGATTTACCGCGAATCGAGGACGATCCTGATTATGAGATGCTGTGCGAGCGCAAGGATCCCCGGCAATTGTTTTATGGTCTTGAACCAGGCTGGGTGATAAGtcttaaagataaaatgataCTGAAACCCAAAGCCGAGTATCTGAAAGAGTTTTATGCAAGTTGA
- the Wwox gene encoding WW domain-containing oxidoreductase isoform X1 — protein sequence MMSVLNDSDSEDELPPGWEERTTLDGNVYYVNHYTKGTQWTHPRTGRKKIVDGELPPGWERCISDDGKVLFIDHTNHITTYTDPRLAFATEYREMSQPVRQRFDGSSTALAVLHGRDLRNKIALVTGANIGIGYETARSLALHGCEVILACRNIEKANEAIRRIQEEKETVNCSTLEIDLSSLRSVWEAAEQFKQKFKSLHILILNAGVFGAPFQLTKDNYETTFQVNHLSQFYLTLLLKDTIQSSNNPRVVIVSSESHRFSMIRNVEDLHELTLSPPAYKYWGMAAYNDSKLCNLLFAQELARQWPSVSVFACHPGNLVSTSLSRHWWLYRLLFALVRPFTKSLQQAASTTIFCATAPELEGVTGGYFNNCYRCQPSNAALDPALAERLWTISQSMIFQSNKKE from the exons ATGATGAGTGTTTTAAATGATTCGGATAGCGAAGATGAGTTGCCGCCAGGATGGGAGGAAAGAACGACATTGGACGGGAACGTATATTACGTGAa TCATTACACGAAAGGCACACAGTGGACACATCCTAGAACTGGTCGTAAAAAGATTGTCGACGGAG aattacCACCTGGATGGGAAAGATGTATATCGGATGACGGAAAAGTTCTGTTCATTGATCACACAAATCACATAACTACATACACCGATCCAAGATTGGCATTTGCAACTGAGTACAGAGAGATGTCACAACCAGTGCGACAGAGGTTCGATGGAAGTAGCACTGCTCTGGCAGTGCTGCATGGTCGAGATTTGCGCAATAAAATTGCCCTTGTTACAGGAGCCAATATAGGCATTG GATATGAAACAGCCAGATCATTAGCTTTACATGGTTGCGAGGTGATATTAGCTTGTAGGAACATAGAAAAGGCTAACGAAGCTATACGACGTATCCAGGAAGAGAAGGAGACTGTGAATTGCTCGACTTTAGAAATAGATCTGTCATCATTGCGCAGTGTGTGGGAGGCCGCTGAACAGTTCAAGCAGAAATTcaa GTCTCTTCACATTCTCATATTAAACGCTGGCGTATTCGGAGCACCTTTTCAGCTTACAAAGGACAATTACGAGACGACGTTTCAAGTCAATCACTTGTCGCAGTTTTACTTGACGCTTTTGTTAAAAGATACTATACAAAGCTCTAACAATCCTAGAGTTGTAATAGTTTCCAGCGAATCACATCG ATTTTCAATGATACGAAATGTAGAAGACCTTCATGAGTTAACTCTGTCTCCACCAGCATACAAATACTGGGGAATGGCAGCATATAACGATTCGAAGCTCTGCAATCTTTTATTTGCCCAAGAATTGGCACGACAGTGGCCTTCCGTGAGTGTATTTGCTTGCCATCCGGGCAACTTGGTATCTACGTCTTTATCACGTCACTGGTGGCTGTATCGATTGCTGTTTGCCTTAGTACGGCCGTTTACAAAATCATTG CAACAAGCAGCGAGCACAACAATATTCTGTGCAACGGCTCCTGAACTGGAGGGTGTAACAGGTGGTTATTTCAATAACTGCTACCGTTGTCAACCATCAAACGCGGCATTGGATCCTGCCCTAGCCGAGCGATTGTGGACTATCAGCCAAAGCATGATATTTCAAAGtaacaaaaaagaataa
- the Wwox gene encoding WW domain-containing oxidoreductase isoform X2: MQAIELPPGWERCISDDGKVLFIDHTNHITTYTDPRLAFATEYREMSQPVRQRFDGSSTALAVLHGRDLRNKIALVTGANIGIGYETARSLALHGCEVILACRNIEKANEAIRRIQEEKETVNCSTLEIDLSSLRSVWEAAEQFKQKFKSLHILILNAGVFGAPFQLTKDNYETTFQVNHLSQFYLTLLLKDTIQSSNNPRVVIVSSESHRFSMIRNVEDLHELTLSPPAYKYWGMAAYNDSKLCNLLFAQELARQWPSVSVFACHPGNLVSTSLSRHWWLYRLLFALVRPFTKSLQQAASTTIFCATAPELEGVTGGYFNNCYRCQPSNAALDPALAERLWTISQSMIFQSNKKE; the protein is encoded by the exons ATGCAAGCTATAG aattacCACCTGGATGGGAAAGATGTATATCGGATGACGGAAAAGTTCTGTTCATTGATCACACAAATCACATAACTACATACACCGATCCAAGATTGGCATTTGCAACTGAGTACAGAGAGATGTCACAACCAGTGCGACAGAGGTTCGATGGAAGTAGCACTGCTCTGGCAGTGCTGCATGGTCGAGATTTGCGCAATAAAATTGCCCTTGTTACAGGAGCCAATATAGGCATTG GATATGAAACAGCCAGATCATTAGCTTTACATGGTTGCGAGGTGATATTAGCTTGTAGGAACATAGAAAAGGCTAACGAAGCTATACGACGTATCCAGGAAGAGAAGGAGACTGTGAATTGCTCGACTTTAGAAATAGATCTGTCATCATTGCGCAGTGTGTGGGAGGCCGCTGAACAGTTCAAGCAGAAATTcaa GTCTCTTCACATTCTCATATTAAACGCTGGCGTATTCGGAGCACCTTTTCAGCTTACAAAGGACAATTACGAGACGACGTTTCAAGTCAATCACTTGTCGCAGTTTTACTTGACGCTTTTGTTAAAAGATACTATACAAAGCTCTAACAATCCTAGAGTTGTAATAGTTTCCAGCGAATCACATCG ATTTTCAATGATACGAAATGTAGAAGACCTTCATGAGTTAACTCTGTCTCCACCAGCATACAAATACTGGGGAATGGCAGCATATAACGATTCGAAGCTCTGCAATCTTTTATTTGCCCAAGAATTGGCACGACAGTGGCCTTCCGTGAGTGTATTTGCTTGCCATCCGGGCAACTTGGTATCTACGTCTTTATCACGTCACTGGTGGCTGTATCGATTGCTGTTTGCCTTAGTACGGCCGTTTACAAAATCATTG CAACAAGCAGCGAGCACAACAATATTCTGTGCAACGGCTCCTGAACTGGAGGGTGTAACAGGTGGTTATTTCAATAACTGCTACCGTTGTCAACCATCAAACGCGGCATTGGATCCTGCCCTAGCCGAGCGATTGTGGACTATCAGCCAAAGCATGATATTTCAAAGtaacaaaaaagaataa